The Lysinibacillus timonensis nucleotide sequence GTAAGTATTGCTGGTGGGGCAGGGAAAGTTTCAGGAGTTCTTCTGGGGGCATTACTTTTAGGGATATTGCAAAATGCATTACCACTATTGAATGTTTCTCCATTTTGGCAAACAGGAATTCAAGGTGCCATTATTCTAATTGCAGTTATTTTAAATACATTAGTCAAACGAACTGTAGATAGAAATAACCTAGTAAGGAGGAAGATTTGATGGGTCATAAATCGCTTATAGAAGAAGATTATTCTCCAAATAGTTTAGCGAGTGAAAAAGAGTTTTCCTTAAAATCCTTCTTTTTACAATGGGAATGGCTATTAATTTTCATTCTCTTGTTAGTATTTATTGTTAACTCCATTCTTTCACCATATTTTTTAAATACAGATAGTTTGCTAGGCGCGACAACAACTTTTTTGGATAAGGCCTATATCGTTTTTCCAATGGCATTCATTATGATTATGCGTGATATTGATATTTCTGTCGGTTCGACTGTTGCCTTATCATCAGTAGTAATGGCAACAGTATATAATTCATTTGGTTTACCCATGGAGATGGCCATTATAGTTTGTTTACTAGTGGGAGCTCTTTGTGGTTTAATAAACGGCTTATTAATTGTTAAGTTCAAAGAATTATCTGCTGTAATTGTCACATTGGGAACTATGATCTTGTTTCGTGGTATCGCGTATATCATTTTAGAAGATCAAGCTTCGGGGGATTTTCCGGAATGGTTTAATTATTTTGGATGGGGAAGTATAGGGAATATTCCTTTTATATTAATAGCATTTATTTTTGTAACAATTCTTTTTGCAATATTGCTGCATAAAACAACGTTTGGGCGAAATATTTATGCAATTGGAAGCAATCCAACTGCAAGTCGTTTTTCCGGTGTTAGTGTAGATAAGATTAGAGTTATTGTTTTTGTATTAGCAGGATTAATGGCTGCCGTCACTGCAATTTTTCTTGCATCACGGATGGGGAGTACCCGGCCTAATGTGGCAACTGGTTATGAGTTAGAAGTTATTACGATGGCTGCGTTAGGGGGAATAAGTACTGTTGGAGGAAAAGGGCGTATTTACGGTACGTTTATAGCGGTATTTATTATAGGCTTTTTACAGTATGGCCTTGGTTTAATTAATATCCCATCACAGACGTTATTAATTGTTATCGGTGCTCTATTAATTTTGGCTGTTGCAACACCCAAAATTAAACTACCAAAATTTTTGCTACGTAAATAAGGTTTTAATTAAGAGTCTGCTAGATTCTTATTAAAATAACAAACTAAAACATTGGGGGTAAAAATATGGGGAAGGTTAAAAACGTACTAATACTTGTAACTGTCTTGTTTCTACTAGCTGCATGTGGTAGCACAGCAACCGAAAGTCCGGCAACAGAAGGGGGAGCATCTGAGGGAAAGGCAAAATACGCTTTCGTATTTAAAAATACAGGAAACCCTTATGGTGAAAAAATGTATGAAGGATTTGAAAAAGCGATAGGTGAGGCTGGGGGCGAAGTAATTTATCGTTCACCAGATCAGCCAACAGCAGAAGGTCAGATTCAAATCGTTGAACAGTTAATCACGCAAAATGTAAGCGCAATTGCGATTGCCGGGAATGATAATGATGCATTGGAACCAGTGTTGAAAAAGGCGATGGAGAAAGGAATCAAAGTGATTTCTGTTGACTCAGCCGTTAACGCAAATAGTCGAATGCTTCACGTAAACCAAGCGAATCCAGAGAGAATTGGTCGTGTTCAGATTCAAGCTGTTGCAGAAATGATAAATTATGAAGGGCAAATTGCAATATTGAGCGCGACTTCTCAAGCAACTAATCAAAACCTATGGATAGAGTGGATGCAAGAAGAATTAAAGGATCCTAAATATGAAAATATGGAATTGGTAAAAGTTGCGTATGGGGATGATTTACGAGATAAGAGTGTTTCTGAAACAGAAGCATTATTAAAGTCGTATCCAGATTTAAAAGGGATTATTGCGCCAACAACTGTAGGTATTGCAGCTGCTGGTAAAGTCTTAACGGATAAAGGATTAGCAGGAGAAGTGGCTTTAACAGGTCTTGGATTACCTAGTGAGATGGCAAGTTATATTGAAAATGGTGTATCACCATGGATGTATTTATGGAATCCAATCGATGTAGGTTATGCCGCAGGTTATGCATCTGTTGAACTTGTTAATGGTGGTAAGAAAGGTGAGATTGGAGAGTCATTTGAAATCGGTGAACTAGGTTCATTTGAAGTAGTAGAAGATGGGGATGGGACTCAGATAATGCTAGGCGATCCATTTAAGTTTGATTCGTCTAATATTGGTGAATGGAAAGATGTTTATTAATTGTTTAAACAGTTATTTATTTGTTAGAAATAAAGTCTGTTAAAAAAAGGCTCTTTAAGTAATTGATAACTTCATTACTTAAAGGGCCCTTTGTCATATTAAAAGTTAAACTTATTAATCATCTAATGTGTTATTCAGCGTTTGGATAAATCATTTTACTTGGATCGATGTATTCATCGAATTGTTCTTCTGTCAGTAATTCTAATGATAATGCTGCTTCTTTTAGTGTTGTACCTTCTTTATGCGCTTTTTTCGCGATTTTCGCAGCATTTTCATAACCGATATATGGATTTAAAGCTGTAACAAGCATTAGAGAGTTTTCTAAGTTACGCTCTAAAACTTCAGTGTTCGGTTCAATACCAACAGCACAGTTATCATTGAATGATTTCATTGCATCTGCAAGTAATCTTACTGATTGTAGGAAGTTATAAATGATAACAGGTTTAAATACGTTTAATTCAAAATTACCTTGGCTCGCTGCAAAAGCAATTGTTGCATCGTTACCAACCACTTGAGTAACAACCATAGTCAACGCTTCAGATTGAGTAGGGTTTACTTTACCTGGCATGATTGAACTACCTGGTTCGTTTTCAGGGATAGTGATCTCACCAATCCCACTACGAGGGCCACTTGCTAACCAACGAACATCGTTAGCAATTTTCATTAAATCCGCTGCAAGCGCTTTTAATGCTCCGTGAGAAGTAACGATTTCGTCATGACTAGTTAATGCATGGAATTTGTTTTCAGCAGTTACAAAAGACTTACCTGTAATCTTGCTAATTTCTTCTGCTACCATTTCACCAAATTTAGGGTGCGCATTAATACCAGTACCTACAGCTGTACCACCTATTGCTAATTCTCTTAAAAATTCAGAAGTAACTTTAATCATTTTCTCAGATTTTACAAGCATATGGTGCCAACCGCTAATCTCTTGTCCAAGAGTTAATGGAGTTGCATCTTGTAAATGAGTACGACCGATTTTAATAATATCCTTAAAAGCCTCAGCTTTTTCATTTAAAGTCTCTTTTAATAATTGAAGTCTTGGTAATAAATAATCTTCAATTGA carries:
- the fumC gene encoding class II fumarate hydratase, with the translated sequence MEYRIERDTLGEVRVPADKIWGAQTQRSKENFQIGTEKMPIEIIRAFVILKKAAAIANNKLGKLSDTKTNAIATAADEILEGKWDDEFPLVVWQTGSGTQSNMNVNEVIAHRANQILEEEGSEERIHPNDDVNKSQSSNDTFPTALHVAALESIEDYLLPRLQLLKETLNEKAEAFKDIIKIGRTHLQDATPLTLGQEISGWHHMLVKSEKMIKVTSEFLRELAIGGTAVGTGINAHPKFGEMVAEEISKITGKSFVTAENKFHALTSHDEIVTSHGALKALAADLMKIANDVRWLASGPRSGIGEITIPENEPGSSIMPGKVNPTQSEALTMVVTQVVGNDATIAFAASQGNFELNVFKPVIIYNFLQSVRLLADAMKSFNDNCAVGIEPNTEVLERNLENSLMLVTALNPYIGYENAAKIAKKAHKEGTTLKEAALSLELLTEEQFDEYIDPSKMIYPNAE
- a CDS encoding ABC transporter permease, with product MGHKSLIEEDYSPNSLASEKEFSLKSFFLQWEWLLIFILLLVFIVNSILSPYFLNTDSLLGATTTFLDKAYIVFPMAFIMIMRDIDISVGSTVALSSVVMATVYNSFGLPMEMAIIVCLLVGALCGLINGLLIVKFKELSAVIVTLGTMILFRGIAYIILEDQASGDFPEWFNYFGWGSIGNIPFILIAFIFVTILFAILLHKTTFGRNIYAIGSNPTASRFSGVSVDKIRVIVFVLAGLMAAVTAIFLASRMGSTRPNVATGYELEVITMAALGGISTVGGKGRIYGTFIAVFIIGFLQYGLGLINIPSQTLLIVIGALLILAVATPKIKLPKFLLRK
- the rhaS gene encoding rhamnose ABC transporter substrate-binding protein produces the protein MGKVKNVLILVTVLFLLAACGSTATESPATEGGASEGKAKYAFVFKNTGNPYGEKMYEGFEKAIGEAGGEVIYRSPDQPTAEGQIQIVEQLITQNVSAIAIAGNDNDALEPVLKKAMEKGIKVISVDSAVNANSRMLHVNQANPERIGRVQIQAVAEMINYEGQIAILSATSQATNQNLWIEWMQEELKDPKYENMELVKVAYGDDLRDKSVSETEALLKSYPDLKGIIAPTTVGIAAAGKVLTDKGLAGEVALTGLGLPSEMASYIENGVSPWMYLWNPIDVGYAAGYASVELVNGGKKGEIGESFEIGELGSFEVVEDGDGTQIMLGDPFKFDSSNIGEWKDVY